The Bacillota bacterium genome contains the following window.
TTGAAAACCTTCAAAGAGAGGACTTAAACTATTTGGAAGAAGCCGAAGGGTATAGTAACCTGATTATGGAGCATAAATTGACCCAGGAGGAATTGGCCCGCCGGATTGGTAAAAGCCAATCAACAATCGCAAACAAAATAAGGCTTCTGAAATTATCTCCTATAATTAAAAAGATATTGATTGATAACAATCTCACTGAAAGACATGCAAGGGCATTATTAAAGCTTCATGATGAACAGCTTCAACTTAAAGTTTTAAAATATGTGTGCAAAAAAGGGCTAAACGTCAAGAAGACTGAAGACTTAGTAGAAAGGGTAATTGAAAGGTATTCAAGAAAAATATCCTTAAAAGAAACAGAAAAGAAAATATCAAGGACAGTAAAGGATATAAGAATATTTGTAAATACCATTAAGCAGGCTGTAGATATAATGAAAAAATCAGGCG
Protein-coding sequences here:
- the noc gene encoding nucleoid occlusion protein, producing the protein MLENKIQILKPSQGEVLKDIIYINIDSIRPNPYQPRKHFNKASLEELCESIKQYGVIQPINVRKITNNHYELVSGERRLRAAAMAGLKEIPAIVVNVDDNDSAILALIENLQREDLNYLEEAEGYSNLIMEHKLTQEELARRIGKSQSTIANKIRLLKLSPIIKKILIDNNLTERHARALLKLHDEQLQLKVLKYVCKKGLNVKKTEDLVERVIERYSRKISLKETEKKISRTVKDIRIFVNTIKQAVDIMKKSGVNAKAAQFDRGDYFEFVVRVPKKVNTP